From Carya illinoinensis cultivar Pawnee chromosome 5, C.illinoinensisPawnee_v1, whole genome shotgun sequence, one genomic window encodes:
- the LOC122309926 gene encoding polyol transporter 5-like encodes MAHREVDNNAISDQPQISNIVGFDPPKKPKRNKYAIACSVLASMTSVLLGYDFGVISGAIIYIKEDLKISDVEVEILVGILNLYCLIGSFAAGRTSDWIGRRYTIMVAQVIFFVGAILMGLATNYAFLMVGRFVVGVAVGFGLMIAPVYTAEVSPASSRGFLTSFTEVFINGGILLGYVSNYAFSKLPTHLGWRLMLGAGSIPAVIIGLVVLALPESPRWLVMQGRLGDAKRVLDKISASKEESEIRLADIKRVAGISEDCTDDVVLVPKQNHGEQVWKDLVLHPTASVRHALIAAVGIHFFQQSSGIDSVVLYSPRIFEKAGITSTNDKLLATVAVGFTKTIFILVATFLLDRIGRRPLLLTSVAGMILSLATLAIGLTIIDHSDQKLTWAVALCIAMVLA; translated from the exons ATGGCTCACCGGGAAGTTGACAATAATGCCATTTCCGACCAACCCCAAATAAGTAATATTGTGGGTTTTGATCCTCCAAAGAAACCCAAGAGGAACAAGTATGCTATTGCTTGTTCTGTTTTGGCCTCCATGACATCCGTCTTACTGGGTTATG ATTTTGGAGTAATAAGCGGAGCAATAATCTACATAAAAGAGGACCTGAAAATCTCTGACGTCGAGGTTGAAATCCTCGTCGGGATCCTTAACCTTTACTGCCTCATTGGCTCGTTCGCCGCCGGTCGAACCTCCGATTGGATAGGCCGACGCTATACCATCATGGTAGCCCAAGTCATCTTCTTCGTCGGAGCTATCCTCATGGGCCTTGCCACCAACTACGCCTTTCTCATGGTCGGTCGCTTCGTTGTCGGTGTCGCCGTCGGCTTCGGGCTCATGATCGCTCCGGTTTATACCGCCGAGGTCTCTCCAGCCTCGTCTCGTGGTTTCCTCACCTCGTTCACCGAG GTCTTCATTAATGGCGGGATATTGCTGGGGTACGTTTCGAACTACGCTTTCTCCAAGCTCCCAACTCACTTGGGTTGGCGTTTGATGCTTGGAGCGGGTTCTATCCCTGCCGTTATAATCGGTCTCGTTGTCTTAGCCCTACCTGAGTCACCAAGGTGGCTGGTCATGCAGGGTCGACTTGGCGACGCAAAGCGAGTCCTCGATAAAATCTCTGCCTCTAAAGAGGAGTCCGAGATAAGACTAGCCGATATCAAAAGAGTCGCTGGTATTTCTGAAGATTGCACTGACGACGTGGTTTTGGTGCCCAAACAAAATCATGGCGAGCAAGTGTGGAAAGACCTAGTTCTCCATCCCACAGCGTCTGTTCGCCACGCCTTAATTGCAGCTGTCGGTATCCATTTCTTCCAACAATCATCAGGTATTGATTCGGTCGTTCTATACAGCCCAAGAATCTTTGAGAAGGCCGGTATCACGTCGACGAACGACAAGTTACTAGCAACGGTGGCCGTAGGATTCACCAAGACCATATTCATCTTAGTGGCCACATTCCTATTAGACAGGATCGGACGCCGACCGTTGCTTCTCACTAGCGTAGCAGGCATGATCCTTTCGCTTGCAACCCTTGCAATTGGTCTGACTATCATCGACCACTCAGACCAGAAGCTAACTTGGGCAGTGGCTCTGTGCATTGCCATGGTGCTAGCATAA